In Zingiber officinale cultivar Zhangliang chromosome 6A, Zo_v1.1, whole genome shotgun sequence, a single genomic region encodes these proteins:
- the LOC121997359 gene encoding cation/calcium exchanger 4-like — MVEKLTRGYRIRALLNASFSVILLLFLFNRHDVFRNQFPQQDLDYFSSPTSIHPRRLIEKVSSFNSTISEVGNIQSLCSGLARSEGFVAKCKYVRSHIKCDTDGFFDYLAFFYCTCQNFPALGYAVLGLWMVALFYLLGNTAADYFCSSLANVSSLLRLSPTVSGVTLLPLGNGAPDVFASIAAFMGSSGSGGVGLNSVLGGATFVTCIVVGTVTFCVADKNVQIDRKCFIRDVSFFLFALAALSIILIIGKISVLGAVMFILIYVLYAFIVAANELLREQAHRLKLDSLTPLLPPGGSIFSYASDEDLPMCSHFLDDDAGADAPHLNNLPQWFWASHVAIYSNQGFGHSHEKPRPPWGWKEEEETGTTLFGKLLNVLEIPLSVPRRLTIPVVEEDRWSKVYAVASATLAPILLAFLWNSRHNEDSVFSAIVFLVGALVGGVLGVLALMFTSHEHPPRKYLLLWVSGGFVMSIVWFYMIAGELLSLLVSLGLILQINPSILGLTVLAWGNSMGDLMSNVALALNGGDAVQVAMSGCYAGPMFNTLAGLGISMLLGACSARPASFMLPQDSSCIYTMAFLMSGLLWALFVLPRHDMRPNKLLGFGLIVIYLIFISIRVSDAIGLMKLLLGVS; from the coding sequence ATGGTGGAGAAATTGACGCGTGGTTACCGGATTCGAGCGCTTTTGAATGCTTCGTTCTCCGTGATCCTGTTGCTCTTCCTCTTCAACCGGCACGACGTCTTCCGCAATCAGTTCCCCCAACAGGATTTGGACTACTTTTCCTCTCCGACGAGTATCCATCCTCGCCGGCTGATTGAAAAGGTTTCGTCTTTTAATTCTACGATTTCAGAAGTTGGAAACATCCAGAGTCTCTGCTCCGGCTTAGCCCGGTCGGAGGGCTTCGTTGCCAAGTGCAAGTACGTGAGGTCGCACATAAAATGTGATACCGACGGGTTCTTCGATTACCTTGCTTTTTTCTACTGCACCTGTCAAAATTTTCCGGCTTTAGGATACGCCGTGCTTGGCCTGTGGATGGTGGCGTTGTTTTATTTGCTTGGCAACACCGCAGCGGATTACTTCTGTTCTAGCCTGGCAAATGTGTCGAGTCTGTTGAGGCTCTCTCCAACAGTTTCTGGCGTTACTCTTCTTCCGCTTGGTAATGGTGCGCCCGATGTCTTTGCTAGCATTGCAGCGTTTATGGGTTCCAGCGGATCTGGCGGAGTTGGCCTCAACAGTGTGCTTGGGGGAGCTACTTTCGTCACTTGCATTGTCGTTGGCACAGTTACATTTTGTGTTGCTGACAAGAATGTTCAGATTGATCGCAAGTGCTTCATAAGGGATGTTAGCTTCTTTTTGTTCGCTCTTGCTGCATTATCCATAATCTTGATCATCGGAAAGATAAGTGTTTTGGGAGCAGTGATGTTCATCTTgatctatgtgttgtatgccttCATCGTGGCAGCAAATGAGCTTCTCAGGGAGCAGGCCCATAGGTTGAAGTTGGACTCCTTGACGCCATTGCTTCCACCTGGAGGCAGCATATTTTCCTATGCAAGCGACGAAGACTTACCTATGTGTAGCCATTTTCTTGACGATGATGCAGGCGCTGATGCACCGCACTTGAATAATCTGCCCCAGTGGTTCTGGGCTTCCCATGTAGCCATCTattcaaatcaaggttttggtcATTCACATGAAAAGCCGAGACCTCCTTGGGGttggaaggaggaggaggagactgGTACAACATTATTTGGTAAACTTTTGAATGTTCTGGAGATTCCTCTATCGGTTCCAAGAAGGTTGACTATACCAGTTGTTGAGGAAGATAGATGGTCAAAGGTATATGCCGTTGCTAGTGCTACCTTAGCACCAATTCTTCTGGCATTTCTATGGAATAGTCGACATAATGAAGACTCTGTGTTTAGTGCCATTGTGTTCCTTGTAGGTGCACTTGTTGGTGGGGTTCTAGGAGTTTTAGCTCTAATGTTTACTAGTCACGAACACCCACCTCGGAAGTACCTGCTCCTTTGGGTTTCAGGAGGGTTTGTCATGAGCATTGTCTGGTTTTATATGATTGCCGGCGAGTTGCTCTCACTTCTAGTTTCCTTGGGTTTGATATTGCAGATCAATCCATCCATACTGGGTTTAACTGTGTTGGCATGGGGTAACTCCATGGGTGATTTGATGTCAAATGTTGCTTTGGCACTGAATGGTGGCGATGCAGTTCAAGTTGCCATGTCAGGATGTTATGCTGGACCAATGTTTAATACACTTGCAGGTTTAGGAATCTCTATGTTGCTTGGTGCATGTTCAGCCAGACCAGCTTCATTTATGCTTCCTCAAGACAGTTCTTGTATCTACACCATGGCTTTTCTTATGTCTGGACTCTTATGGGCTCTATTTGTTTTGCCAAGACACGATATGCGCCCCAACAAGCTATTAGGATTTGGCCTCATTGTCATTTATCTTATCTTCATCTCTATCCGGGTGAGTGATGCCATTGGACTAATGAAGTTGCTGCTTGGTGTAAGTTGA
- the LOC121997358 gene encoding subtilisin-like protease SBT1.4, with amino-acid sequence MGKQLALISFFGAVTLLLPLLCLAQGETDDAPATYIVHVSPFHKPASSPTHLHWYASTLRSLPHRPAAHLLYDYSRATSGFSARLTSGQAAALLRLPFVLAVLPDRRRQLHTTRSPAFLRLSTSSGLWPLSSFASDVVVGVLDTGIYPSRASFVDDSLPPPPSSWRGSCDAGDGFNASFCNRKLIGARFFYKGYEAARGPMNETSESKSPLDTEGHGTHTASTAAGSTVAEAGFFQYARGEARGMATKARIAAYKICWKSGCYDSDILAAMDAAIADGVNVISLSVGSGGFSPAFYRDSIAIGAFGAARHGVVVSCSAGNSGPGPRTAANIAPWILTVGASTIDRQFPVDVILGNGSTYVGVSLYSGDPLDSTYLSLVYAGDYGSRLCIPGLLNSTMVAGKIVLCERGGNARVEKGSAVKLAGGAGMILSNDAGSGEELVADSHLVPATMVTHTSGEQIKDYIKSQASPTATFVFRGTVIGDSPAAPKVAAFSSRGPNYRAPLILKPDVIAPGVNILAAWTGKNSPTDLDIDPRRVDFNIISGTSMSCPHVSGIAALLRGAYPEWSPAAIKSALMTTAYNTDNAGEPIKDLATGAESTPFVRGAGHVDPNRALNPGLVYDATTDDYLAFLCAINYSPEQIAVFTKYEISVNCSDAALATPGDLNYPAFAAIFSSSSDVITYKRRVRNVGASAAVYEAKITSPPGVDVTVTPSKLEFDAAGESLSYEIKIASLADAAASGGQAFGSISWSDGTHEVRSPIAVTWRQSLVSSI; translated from the coding sequence ATGGGGAAACAACTTGCCTTGATCTCCTTCTTCGGCGCCGTGACCCTCCTCCTCCCGCTGTTGTGCCTGGCGCAGGGAGAGACAGACGACGCACCGGCCACTTATATCGTCCACGTGTCTCCCTTCCACAAACCGGCCTCCTCCCCCACCCACCTCCATTGGTACGCTTCCACGCTGCGATCTCTCCCTCACCGGCCGGCCGCCCACCTCCTCTACGACTATTCACGCGCCACCTCCGGATTCTCCGCGCGCCTTACCTCAGGCCAGGCCGCCGCCCTCCTCCGTCTCCCCTTCGTCCTGGCTGTCCTCCCCGACCGCCGCCGCCAGCTCCACACCACCCGCTCCCCTGCCTTCCTACGCCTCTCGACCTCCTCCGGCCTCTGGCCCCTCTCCTCTTTCGCGTCCGACGTCGTCGTCGGCGTCCTCGACACCGGGATCTACCCCTCCCGCGCCAGCTTCGTCGATGACTCCCTCCCCCCGCCCCCTTCCTCCTGGCGGGGTTCCTGCGACGCTGGAGATGGCTTCAACGCCTCCTTCTGCAACCGCAAGCTGATCGGCGCCCGGTTCTTCTACAAGGGCTACGAGGCGGCGAGAGGCCCCATGAATGAGACGAGCGAGTCGAAGTCGCCGCTCGACACCGAGGGCCACGGTACCCACACCGCCTCCACCGCCGCCGGATCAACCGTCGCCGAGGCTGGGTTCTTCCAGTACGCCCGCGGCGAGGCACGCGGGATGGCTACCAAGGCCCGGATAGCGGCATACAAGATCTGCTGGAAATCCGGGTGCTACGACTCTGACATTCTAGCCGCCATGGACGCCGCGATCGCCGATGGAGTCAACGTCATATCGCTCTCCGTCGGTTCTGGCGGCTTTTCCCCCGCCTTCTACCGCGATTCGATTGCCATCGGGGCGTTCGGCGCCGCGCGTCACGGAGTGGTGGTCTCGTGCTCCGCCGGGAACTCCGGCCCTGGACCGCGCACCGCCGCCAACATCGCGCCATGGATCCTTACTGTGGGCGCATCTACCATCGACCGGCAGTTTCCGGTCGATGTGATCCTCGGAAATGGATCCACCTATGTCGGCGTTTCGCTTTACTCCGGAGATCCATTGGATTCGACCTATCTTTCTTTGGTCTATGCCGGAGATTACGGATCTCGGCTTTGCATTCCGGGCTTGCTCAACTCCACCATGGTCGCCGGCAAGATCGTCCTCTGCGAGCGCGGAGGCAATGCGCGTGTCGAAAAGGGTAGCGCCGTGAAACTGGCCGGCGGAGCCGGAATGATCCTGTCCAATGATGCCGGAAGCGGGGAGGAACTCGTCGCAGATTCCCACCTTGTTCCGGCCACCATGGTAACCCACACCTCTGGCGAACAGATCAAGGACTACATCAAATCCCAAGCTTCGCCCACAGCTACCTTCGTCTTCCGCGGCACCGTCATTGGCGACTCACCGGCCGCACCCAAGGTGGCGGCTTTCTCGAGCAGGGGGCCCAACTACCGTGCCCCGCTTATCCTCAAGCCGGACGTTATCGCTCCCGGCGTCAACATCCTTGCGGCGTGGACGGGGAAGAACAGCCCGACGGACCTCGACATCGATCCGCGGCGGGTCGACTTCAACATCATCTCCGGTACCTCCATGTCGTGCCCCCACGTCAGCGGCATCGCTGCCTTGCTCCGCGGCGCCTACCCTGAATGGAGCCCTGCCGCCATTAAATCCGCCCTGATGACCACGGCCTACAACACTGACAACGCCGGAGAGCCCATCAAGGATCTGGCCACCGGCGCCGAGTCCACTCCGTTCGTTCGCGGCGCCGGCCACGTGGATCCCAACCGGGCCCTCAACCCCGGCCTGGTCTACGACGCCACCACTGACGACTACCTCGCCTTCCTTTGTGCGATTAACTACTCGCCGGAGCAGATCGCTGTCTTCACCAAGTACGAGATCAGCGTCAACTGCTCCGACGCGGCATTGGCCACCCCCGGCGACCTCAACTACCCTGCTTTCGCCGCCATCTtttcgtcgagcagcgacgtgaTCACCTACAAAAGAAGGGTCCGCAACGTCGGAGCTTCCGCAGCGGTGTACGAGGCCAAGATCACCAGCCCGCCGGGCGTGGACGTGACGGTGACGCCGAGCAAGCTGGAGTTCGACGCCGCCGGCGAAAGCTTGTCGTACGAGATCAAAATCGCGTCTTTGGCTGATGCGGCAGCCTCTGGTGGTCAGGCCTTCGGCTCCATCTCATGGAGCGATGGAACGCACGAGGTGAGGAGTCCTATTGCTGTGACATGGAGGCAAAGCCTCGTTTCCTCCATTTGA
- the LOC121994297 gene encoding uncharacterized protein LOC121994297, translated as MKAKSFALFARRGPFPFSSTSHPRPTIMYSTEHEDDSPGVVEKARSTAEEFLRQAKEKSDSVGEKAKDAKEGVVKGTQEQKEKLTSKMDSYDKFGKD; from the exons ATGAAGGCGAAGAGCTTCGCGTTGTTTGCTCGCCGCGGTCCCTTCCCGTTCAGCTCCACATCCCATCCCCGTCCCACTATTATG TATTCCACCGAGCACGAAGATGATTCACCGGGGGTCGTAGAGAAGGCGAGATCGACGGCCGAGGAGTTCTTACGACAAGCCAAAGAGAAATCAGATTCTGTCGGGGAGAAGGCGAAGGACGCCAAGGAAGGAGTTGTGAAAGGAACTCAGGAACAGAAGGAGAAGTTGACGAGCAAAATGGACAGCTACGATAAGTTTGGCAAGGATTAG